The following coding sequences lie in one Saimiri boliviensis isolate mSaiBol1 chromosome 6, mSaiBol1.pri, whole genome shotgun sequence genomic window:
- the CD5 gene encoding T-cell surface glycoprotein CD5 yields MPMGSLPPLAALYLLGMLVTSCLGQLSPGDPDFHVRLTNSNSRCQGHLEVYIKEEWHMVCSQSWGRNPNHQETPRQVSEVCHQLHCGMALSLGPLPITFTYQSPVICHGYLGSFSNCSYRRTERCQPLGLICLEPQKTTPPPTRPLPTTTPEPTAPPRLQLVARPGGWHCAGMVEFYSGSLGGTIIYEAQDKTQDLENFLCDSLQCGSFLKHLPEPEAARSQDAGEPWKRRPLPIQWKIQNSSCTSLEQCFSKIKPQKSGRALALLCSGFQPKVQSRLVGGSSMCEGTVEVRQGAQWATLCDSSSARSPLRWEEVCREQQCGGINSYRVLDAGEPTSQGLSCLQQKLSQCHELQEKNSRCKKVFITCQDPNPAGLAAGTVTSIILALVLLAVLLVMCGPLAYRKLVKKFRQKKQRQWIGPTAMNQNMSFHRNHTATVRSHVENRTASHVDNEYSQPPRNSGLSAYPALEGALQRSSTQPDNSSDSDYDLHGAQRL; encoded by the exons ATTTCCACGTGAGGCTCACCAACTCCAACTCAAGGTGCCAGGGCCACCTGGAGGTCTACATCAAGGAAGAGTGGCACATGGTTTGCAGCCAGAGCTGGGGCAGGAACCCCAACCACCAGGAGACGCCCAGACAAGTGTCAGAAGTCTGCCATCAGCTGCACTGTGGGATGGCCTTAAGCCTTGGCCCCTTACCTATCACCTTCACATATCAGAGTCCAGTCATCTGCCATGGATACCTGGGCTCCTTCTCCAACTGCAGCTACAGAAGAACAGAGCGGTGTCAACCTCTGGGCCTGATCTGCTTAG AGCCCCAGAAGACGACGCCTCCACCCACAAGGCCCCTACCCACCACGACTCCGGAGCCCACAG ctcctcccaGGCTGCAGCTGGTGGCACGGCCCGGGGGCTGGCACTGTGCCGGCATGGTGGAGTTCTACAGCGGCAGCCTGGGGGGCACCATCATCTATGAGGCCCAGGACAAGACCCAGGACCTGGAGAACTTCCTCTGCGACAGCCTCCAGTGTGGCTCCTTCTTGAAGCATCTGCCAGAGCCCGAGGCAGCCAGAAGCCAAGACGCAGGGGAGCCGTGGAAACGCAGGCCCTTGCCTATCCAATGGAAGATCCAGAACTCCAGCTGTACCTCTCTGGAGCAGTGCTTCAGCAAAATCAAGCCCCAGAAAAGTGGCCGAGCTCTGGCCCTCCTCTGCTCAG GTTTCCAGCCCAAGGTGCAGAGCCGCCTGGTGGGGGGCAGCAGCATGTGTGAAGGCACCGTGGAGGTGCGCCAGGGGGCACAGTGGGCAACCCTGTGCGACAGCTCTTCAGCCAGGAGCCCGCTGCGGTGGGAGGAGGTGTGCCGGGAGCAGCAGTGTGGCGGCATCAACTCCTATCGTGTGCTGGACGCTGGTGAGCCAACATCCCAGGGGCTCTCCTGTCTCCAGCAGAAGCTGTCCCAGTGCCACGAGCTTCAGGAGAAAAATTCCCGCTGCAAGAAGGTGTTCATCACAT gcCAGGATCCAAACCCTGCAGGCCTGGCTGCGGGCACCGTGACAAGCATCATCCTGGCCCTGGTGCTCCTGGCGGTGCTGCTGGTCATGTGTGGCCCTCTTGCCTACAGGAAGCTGGTGAAGAAAT TCCGACAGAAGAAGCAACGCCAGTGGATTGGCCCAACAGCAATGAACCAGAACA TGTCTTTCCATCGCAACCACACAGCAACCGTCCGGTCCCATGTTGAGAACCGCACGGCCTCCCACGTGGATAACGAATACAGCCAACCTCCCAGGAACTCCGGCCTGTCAGCTTATCCAG CTCTGGAAGGGGCCCTGCAGCGCTCCTCCACGCAACCTGACAATTCCTCCGACAGCGACTACGATCTGCACGGTGCTCAGAGGCTGTAA